TTTTGCGGAGCGTCCCTGCTTTGTAGTGATGGAAAGTGCGAAGGAGAAGTTTGGAAAGAATGTGATAATTGTCCCAAAGGAAAAGCAAAGGCGGTAATGGAAACAATTTGCGGAGAATATGTTAAATCGGAGTGTAATTTAGAATCGGCATTGTGCGAATAGCGATTATTCGGTATTGACTGCTAACAAGTGTTTGTGTTTTACTTAAAGAGTAAGGATAAAACTGCCCATGGACCTTCAAATTATACTAATTTTGGTAATAGTTCTTTTAACAATAACTCTTGTTGCGGTAGGGGTTTATTTAGTTCTTGTTTTAAAAGAACTAAGGTCAACTATTGCTAGGTTTAACGATATTTTAGAAACTGCTGATAAGGTTGTAACCTCGTTGTCTTCCCCTGTAATGGGCTTAAGCGCTGCTTTGGGGGCATTTACGCAAGGATTTAAAGTTTTCAAAAGTTTAAAAGATTTAGTTAGCAAAGGAGATTCCGATGAGGACGAATAATATCCCTCAAACAGAAAAAGGCGGGAGCGGTTTTTTTTCGGGTGTTATGATAGGGGCGGCGCTTGGGGCTTTAGCCGGGGTGCTTTTCGCGCCGGGACCGGGGGACGAGACAAGAAAAAAACTTAAAGCCGCTAAAAAAAAGGTGGAAAAGACGGTTGGTCCTATTGTAGAAGAATTTACCACAACCATAAGTCCTTTGGTAGAAGATGCCGTTCAAAAGGTTGAGCCTGTGGTTAAAAAGGTTGCGGATAGCGCTAAAAAAGAAGTGTCTACAAAAGATATTAAATCTTCTCTTTCTTCTGCCAAAAAACGGTTTTTCAAGAATATAAAGAAGTAAAGTTAAAAATCCTTTGCAAACGACAGCCCTTTAATATAATATAAGGTTAATGGAAAATTTGCGGTTTAAAGACACTCTATTTAACAAAATTGCCAATCTTTCTTCCGAGGACAAAAAGGTTTTTGATAGAATTTTTAAGGTAAATACGGTAGAGGGAGGTTTAGTTGTTCCTGATAAAATGAAAGCGTGGGTTGTTTCGCAATTTGGGTCTTTGGGGGCTATTGAAAACCAAACTATTGTTAAAGCGGTAAATCTTATAACTTACGAGGGTTCCGTTTTTAATGATGTGCGGTCCAAAAGACCCGATGTAAAAATATCTTTAGGCGAGGTTTTTGATTTTAAAGAGTGTGGTGGGGAAATGTTGTGCGCGCCTCTTGATAACACTCCAGAAGATGTGTTTGGCAGAATAAAAGGCAAACATTGTGTTACCGCAGGCAATGTGGCTAAAATAGACGGGTTTCACGGAATAATAATTTTTAAGGACCACAATCCTCTGGACTTTACGGTGGAGAAAATACACGATTATTTTGAAACTGCCAACAGCTATTTCAAAAAAGCAAACGAGTATGACAAAAGTTTTGTTTATCCTTTCTTTATGTGGAATTGTTTATGGAAAGCGGGAGCGTCCATCATTCATGGACACGCTCAAGTTACGGTTGCAAGGGATGTTACCTATTCCAAAATAGGTCTTTTAAGAAACAGGTCGTTATGGTATCAGGAGGAATACAAAGCCAACTATTTTGACGATATTTTTGATATTCATAGTAAATTGGGATTGGGGTTTATGATGGAGGATGTAAAAGTAATGGCGGATTTGTGTCCTATCAAGGAAAAAGGAATTACTT
The window above is part of the Patescibacteria group bacterium genome. Proteins encoded here:
- a CDS encoding YtxH domain-containing protein, which encodes MRTNNIPQTEKGGSGFFSGVMIGAALGALAGVLFAPGPGDETRKKLKAAKKKVEKTVGPIVEEFTTTISPLVEDAVQKVEPVVKKVADSAKKEVSTKDIKSSLSSAKKRFFKNIKK